GATTCATAAACAATCTTTGATATTTCATTTTCAGAAATATCGGTTTTCATATTTTTTTCATCTTTGTATTTATTAAGCACAAATCACACTCAATATTACTCATAATATTTGTAAAAATTCGTGCAAATCATTTGTGTTATTTGTATTTATTTACCGGGTTCTTGGAACAGCTTTTTCAGTTCCACAGATTCCAAAGGCTTCATTCTTCCTGAAAGAATTAATGAAAGTTCTTTTCTTCTCAATGCTGCGGCAAATCTTTCCTGCTCTTCCACCGTCTCAGGCTCCATTGCTGGAATAGGAATGGGTCTGTTGAATTCATCAACTGCCACGAAAGTATAAATTCCAGAATTCGTATGTGTTTTTTTCTGATTGATCGGGTCATCCAACCAAACATCTACATACACTTCCATTGAAGTTGAAAATGCTCTGGAAACTTTAGATTCCATCACCACAATCCCCCCTTCAGGAATAGGATGATCAAATGAAACGTGATTCACAGACGCTGTTACCACTCTTCTTTCACAATGTCTTGTTGCCGAAATAGAAGCACATCTGTCCATTCTCGCTAATAATTCTCCCCCAAAAAGGTTTCTCAACTGGTTGGTATCGTTGGGAAGTACAATATTTGTCATGACCGTTAAGGATTCTGACGCTTTCTTTATTTTTGCCATGTCTTAGTGTTGTTGTTTAGGAGTTATCGGAGTCTTGGCCATCGGGACCGTGTTTACAGGTTGTGCAACCGGTTTTATAACAGAATCCTTTTTCAGGGAATCTGAAACTTTGATCCACGCGGAGTCCGTTGGCATTTTCACGGTATCTTTTACGATAACTTTAGGCTTATTCTGTAGTGCCTGTATAGAATCTTTTTCCTGCTTAAAAGACTGATCTCCGAAAAGCAGCTCCTGATTGGTCAGCCCAAGATAAGCAATAACTGCCACAGGAATGGCAATAAGAAAAATCCAAAGCAGTGACTTTCCTACTTTGTATTTTTTCCCTTTGCGCTCCACTGATTTTGGCTGCTGGTTATTTTTAATGTCTGAAAGCTTGATTTCTTCCAAACCATAAAAATCGGGATGTGCAGATTCTACTCTTTTTCCTTTAAAATGAATTTTAGAATCTTCCTCAATGGTTATCGTTCCCAAACCGGAAATTTCTAAAATATTTTCTGACTGCAGTTTTTTCTTCCAG
The sequence above is a segment of the Chryseobacterium sp. MYb264 genome. Coding sequences within it:
- a CDS encoding acyl-CoA thioesterase, with the translated sequence MAKIKKASESLTVMTNIVLPNDTNQLRNLFGGELLARMDRCASISATRHCERRVVTASVNHVSFDHPIPEGGIVVMESKVSRAFSTSMEVYVDVWLDDPINQKKTHTNSGIYTFVAVDEFNRPIPIPAMEPETVEEQERFAAALRRKELSLILSGRMKPLESVELKKLFQEPGK